From the genome of Planctomycetia bacterium:
AGGCTCGCGATCAAGTCCGCCTGCGATGGCGTGAAGGCCGACTGCAGCCGGCTCCGGATTTCCGTCAAGCTCACCATGAGTTTCCACTCCTGCGCCTCTCAATGCAACGACCGACCGCTCCCCTGCCGCCGGCCACCATGAATTGATATACAGATGTATATATGTCTTCTGCAGAGGGGCGTCAAGCCCGCAGCCCCCCGAAGGGCGGCGCGGTCACTCTCCCGGATCCTCCAGTGCCCGCTTGCCGCGGAGCAGGTGGTGGTAGTGCTGGGCGAAGCGGTGGGCCTCGTCGCGGACATACTCCAGGAGCCGCAGGGCGTAGGAGTCTCGCGACAGTCGCAAGGGCTCGCTCCTTCCCGGCAGAAAAATCTCCTCCTCGCGCTTGGCCAGCGAGATGATGCACGGCGGCGTCACGCCCAGGCTCTCCAGGGCGTCGAGGGCCGCCGACAACTGTCCCTTGCCGCCGTCGACGAGAAAGATGTCGGGCAGCGACGCCCCTTCGCGGACGAGCCGGGAGAACCGCCGGGCGACCACCTCGTGGATGCTCTTGAAGTCGTCGATCCCCGGCACCGTCCTGATCCGATAGCGCTTGTAGCCGGGCTTGAAGGGAAGCCCGTCGATGAACTGCACGAGGCTCGCCACCGTCTCGTTGCCGGCGAGGTGGGCGATGTCGACCCCCTCGATGACCCGCGGCGGCGATCCCAGCCCGAGCACCTTCGCCAGCCCGGCGAGCCCCTTCTTCGGGTCGACGAGAAACACCTCCGGCTGGACGTGCTCTTCCAGGTCGCCGCGCTGATCGAGCGTCTGGAGGAGCCGGATCTCGTCGCGCAGCCGGGCCGCCCGCTCGAACTCCAACCGTGACGAGGCCTCGAGCATCTCGGCCTGCATCTCGGCGAGCAGCTGCTTCTTGCCGCCGTCGAGAAACGTCTTCAGCCGGTTGATGTCGCGCCGGTAGTCTTCGCGGGAGATGCGCAGGTTGCAGGGGGCGGTGCACTGGTCGATCGAGGCC
Proteins encoded in this window:
- the uvrC gene encoding UvrABC system protein C yields the protein MNEAEIPGAGETTPADTDAAAASRDRSQAAAKVRTFPQTPGVYLMKDAAGRVIYVGKAKNLRARAGSYFLKAAAEDRRTADLVREIRDIDYLEAESEVDALLLESRLVKDVQPRFNSDLKDDKTFPYLQITTHEDYPRVEFTRTPRQKGVRLYGPFTSAGSLRGAIVVLQRIFKFRTCTLDIDADDPQWRWFRPCLLASIDQCTAPCNLRISREDYRRDINRLKTFLDGGKKQLLAEMQAEMLEASSRLEFERAARLRDEIRLLQTLDQRGDLEEHVQPEVFLVDPKKGLAGLAKVLGLGSPPRVIEGVDIAHLAGNETVASLVQFIDGLPFKPGYKRYRIRTVPGIDDFKSIHEVVARRFSRLVREGASLPDIFLVDGGKGQLSAALDALESLGVTPPCIISLAKREEEIFLPGRSEPLRLSRDSYALRLLEYVRDEAHRFAQHYHHLLRGKRALEDPGE